The Saccopteryx leptura isolate mSacLep1 chromosome 2, mSacLep1_pri_phased_curated, whole genome shotgun sequence genome has a window encoding:
- the GLI1 gene encoding zinc finger protein GLI1 → MFNSMTPPPISSYGEPCCLRPLPSQGALSMGTEGMSGLPFCHQANLMSGSHNYGPTRDTNSCTEAPLFPPPRSGVKLTKKRALSISPLSDASLDLQTVIRTSPSSLVAFINSHCASPGGSYGHLSISTMSPSLGFPPQMNHQKGTSPSFGVQPCGPHDSTHGGMMPHPQSRGPLPTCQLKSELDMLVSKCPEEPLEGDVSSPNSTGTQDPLLGMLDGREDMEREEKPEPESVYETDCRWDGCSQEFDSQEQLVHHINSEHIHGERKEFVCHWGGCSRELRPFKAQYMLVVHMRRHTGEKPHKCTFEGCRKSYSRLENLKTHLRSHTGEKPYMCEHEGCSKAFSNASDRAKHQNRTHSNEKPYVCKLPGCTKRYTDPSSLRKHVKTVHGPDAHVTKRHRGDGPLPRAPSLSTVEPKRERDGGPIREESKLTVPEGARKPQPSPGAQSSCSSDHSPAGSAANTDSGVEMTGNTGGSTEDLSSLDEGPCIAGTGLSTLRRLENLRLDQLHQLRPIGPRGLKLPSLTHTGTPVSRRLAPPVSLDRRSSSSSSISSAYTVSRRSSLASPFPPVSPPENEASSLPGLTPTQHYLLRARYASARGGDSTPPAAASSLDQMRGLPGPPWRSRTEYPGYNPNAGVTRRASDPARVADHPAPARVQRFKSLGCVHTPPTMAGGGRNFDPQLQTSVYSPQPPSITENVAVDTRGLRGEPEVGTSMMGSGLNPYVDFPPADTLGYGGPEGTAAEPYGARGPGSLPLGPGPPTNYGHSPCPQQISYPDPTPETWSEFPANSGLYPGPKAPPGAYSQCPHLEHYGHVQVKPEQGCPMGSDSTGLAPCLNAHANEGPPCPQTLFSHYPQPPPPQYPQSSPYTQPPPDYLPSESRPGPNFDHSTHSTGQFKAQLVCNYVQSQQELLWEGGGRGDLLVQEPLYQSPKFLGGSQVSPSPAKAPVATYGPGFAPNLPNPKSGSYPTPSPCHENFAVGGNKPSHRAAAPPPRLLPPLPTCFGPLKAGGTNPSCGHPEVGRLGGGPALYPPPEGQVCNPLDSLDLDNTQLDFVAILDEAQGLSPPLSHNQGDSSEHTSPPSGAPNMAVGNMSVLLGSLPGETQFLNSSA, encoded by the exons ATGTTCAACTCGATGACCCCACCACCAATCAGTAGCTATGGCGAGCCCTGCTGTCTCAGGCCTCTCCCCAGTCAGGGGGCCCTGAGCATGGGGACAGAAG gAATGTCTGGTCTGCCCTTCTGCCATCAGGCCAACCTCATGTCTGGCTCCCACAATTATGGGCCAACCAGAGACACCAACAGCTGCACAGAGG cccctctctttcctcctccccggAGTGGAGTCAAATTGACCAAGAAGCGGGCACTCTCCATTTCACCTCTGTCAGATGCCAGCCTGGACCTGCAGACAGTAATCCGAACCTCACCCAGCTCCCTGGTGGCCTTCATCAACTCACATTGTGCCTCTCCGGGGGGCTCCTATGGTCACCTCTCTATCAGCACGATGAG cccaTCTCTGGGATTCCCACCCCAGATGAATCACCAAAAAGGGACCTCGCCATCCTTTGGGGTCCAACCCTGCGGTCCCCATGACTCCACTCACGGGGGGATGATGCCACATCCTCAGTCCCGGGGACCTCTCCCAACTTGCCAG TTGAAGTCTGAGCTGGACATGCTGGTTAGCAAGTGCCCAGAGGAACCCTTGGAAGGTGACGTGTCCAGCCCCAACTCCACAGGCACACAG GATCCCCTGCTGGGGATGCTGGATGGGCGGGAAgacatggagagagaggagaagcctgAACCTGAATCTGTGTATGAGACTGACTGCCGCTGGGATGGCTGCAGCCAGGAATTTgactcccaggaacagctggtgCAC CACATCAACAGCGAGCACATCCATGGAGAGCGGAAGGAGTTCGTGTGCCATTGGGGGGGCTGCTCCAGGGAGCTGAGGCCCTTCAAAGCCCAGTACATGCTGGTGGTCCACATGCGCAGACATACGGGCGAGAAGCCGCACAAGTGCACG TTTGAGGGATGCCGGAAGTCATACTCACGCCTCGAAAATCTGAAGACGCACTTGCGATCACATACGGGTGAGAAGCCATACATGTGTGAGCACGAGGGCTGCAGTAAAGCCTTCAGCAATGCCAGTGACCGAGCCAAGCACCAGAATCGGACCCACTCCAATGAG AAGCCATATGTGTGTAAGCTCCCTGGCTGCACCAAACGCTACACGGATCCCAGCTCACTCCGGAAACATGTCAAGACAGTTCATGGTCCTGACGCCCACGTGACCAAGAGACATCGAGGGGATGGCCCCCTGCCGCGGGCACCATCCCTTTCCACAGTGGAGCCCAAGAGGGAGCGGGATGGAGGCCCCATCAGGGAGGAGAGTAAACTGACTGTGCCTGAGGGTGCCAGG AAGCCACAGCCAAGCCCTGGGGCCCAGTCATCCTGCAGCAGTGACCACTCCCCAGCGGGCAGCGCAGCCAATACAGACAGTGGTGTGGAAATGACTGGAAACACAGGGGGCAGCACTGAGGACCTGTCCAGCTTGGACGAGGGGCCTTGCATTGCTGGCACTGGTCTGTCTACTCTTCGCCGCCTTGAGAACCTCAGGCTGGACCAGCTACATCAGCTCCGGCCAATAGGGCCCCGGGGCCTCAAACTGCCCAGCTTGACCCACACCG GCACCCCTGTGTCCCGCCGTCTGGCCCCCCCAGTTTCTCTTGACCGCCGCAGCAGCAGCTCCAGCAGCATCAGCTCAGCCTATACTGTCAGCCGCCGCTCCTCCCTGGCCTCCCCTTTTCCTCCTGTTTCTCCACCAGAAAATGAAGCATCCTCTCTGCCTGGCCTCACACCCACCCAGCACTACCTGCTCCGGGCAAGATATGCTTCAGCCAGGGGAGGTGATAGCACCCCACCTGCTGCGGCATCCAGCCTAGATCAAATGAGAGGTCTTCCTGGACCTCCTTGGAGAAGCCGAACTGAGTATCCAGGATACAACCCCAATGCAGGGGTCACTCGGAGGGCCAGTGACCCAGCCCGAGTTGCTGACCACCCAGCCCCAGCCAGAGTCCAGCGGTTCAAGAGCTTGGGTTGTGTTCACACACCCCCCACCATGGCAGGGGGAGGACGAAACTTCGATCCCCAACTCCAAACCTCTGTCTATTCACCACAGCCCCCCAGCATCACTGAGAATGTTGCTGTGGATACCAGAGGGCTAAGGGGGGAGCCAGAGGTTGGGACTTCCATGATGGGCAGTGGTCTGAATCCCTATGTGGACTTTCCACCTGCTGATACACTAGGTTATGGGGGACCTGAGGGGACAGCAGCTGAGCCTTATGGAGCTAGGGGTCCAGGCTCCCTGCCTCTTGGACCTGGTCCACCCACCAACTATGGCCACAGCCCCTGTCCCCAGCAGATCTCCTATCCTGACCCCACCCCAGAAACATGGAGTGAGTTCCCTGCCAACTCTGGGCTGTACCCAGGCCCCAAGGCTCCACCTGGAGCCTACAGCCAGTGTCCTCACCTTGAACATTATGGACATGTGCAGGTAAAGCCAGAACAGGGGTGTCCAATGGGTTCTGATTCCACAGGATTGGCACCCTGCCTCAATGCCCACGCCAATGAGGGGCCTCCATGCCCACAGACTCTGTTCTCCCACTacccccagcctcctcctccacaaTATCCCCAGTCAAGCCCCTATACCCAACCACCCCCTGATTATCTTCCTTCAGAATCCAGGCCTGGCCCCAATTTTGATCACTCCACTCACTCCACAGGACAGTTCAAGGCTCAGCTTGTGTGTAATTATGTTCAGTCTCAACAGGAGCTGCTGTGGGAGGGTGGAGGCAGGGGAGATCTCCTAGTCCAGGAACCTCTCTACCAGAGTCCCAAGTTTCTCGGGGGTTCCCAGGTTAGTCCAAGCCCTGCCAAGGCCCCAGTGGCCACATATGGACCTGGCTTTGCACCTAACTTGCCCAATCCCAAGTCAGGTTCCTATCCTACCCCTTCACCATGCCATGAAAATTTTGCAGTGGGGGGAAACAAGCCTTCCCATAGGGCAGCAGCACCACCACCCAGACTTCTGCCCCCACTGCCCACTTGCTTTGGGCCCCTAAAAGCAGGGGGCACCAACCCCAGCTGTGGCCACCCTGAGGTGGGCAGGTTGGGAGGGGGTCCTGCCTTGTACCCTCCCCCTGAAGGACAAGTATGTAACCCCCTGGATTCTCTGGATCTTGACAACACTCAGCTGGACTTTGTGGCTATTCTGGATGAGGCTCAGGGGCTGAGTCCTCCCCTATCCCATAATCAAGGGGACagctctgaacacacctcacctCCCTCTGGAGCCCCCAACATGGCTGTGGGCAACATGAGTGTCTTACTG
- the INHBE gene encoding inhibin beta E chain isoform X1: MGLLDVQLQLVLLWALMWVQGARSLCPSCGGLTLAPQAERAIVLELAKQQILEGLHLTSRPRITNPPPQAALTRALRRLQQGSVAPTNGGEVISFATTTDSSTSTCNSMLTFHLSTPRFHHPYHMCLWLHVRPTLPSTLYLRIFRLGTRRRHRAPRNFLAEHQITTPGWHALTLPSSGLSGERSGVLRLQLECRPLEGNSTTAGQPLLQQLLDTEGNQRPFLEFKIRPNELGASRARRRTPTCEPETPLCCKRDHYVDFQELGWRDWILQPEGYQLNYCSGQCPSHLAGSPGIAASFHSAVFSLLKANNPWPLGTSCCVPTARRPLSLLYLNQDGNVVKTDVPDMVVEACGCS; this comes from the exons ATGGGGCTCCTTGATGTCCAGCTCCAGCTGGTGTTGCTGTGGGCCCTGATGTGGGTGCAGGGGGCAAggtctctgtgtccctcctgtGGGGGTCTCACTCTGGCGCCCCAAGCAGAACGAGCTATAGTCCTGGAGCTAGCTAagcagcaaatcctggagggtcTGCACCTGACCAGTCGTCCCAGAATAACTAATCCTCCACCCCAGGCAGCACTGACCAGAGCTCTCCGGAGACTACAGCAGGGAAGTGTGGCTCCAACGAATGGGGGAGAAGTCATCAGCTTTGCTACCACCACAG ACTCCTCCACTTCAACCTGCAATTCCATGCTCACCTTCCACCTGTCTACTCCTCGGTTCCACCATCCATACCATATGTGCCTATGGCTGCATGTGCGCCCCACCCTTCCTAGCACTCTTTACTTAAGAATCTTCCGATTGGGCACAAGAAGGAGACACAGAGCGCCCCGCAACTTCCTGGCTGAGCACCAAATTACAACCCCTGGCTGGCATGCCCTGACTCTGCCCTCTAGTGGCCTGAGCGGTGAGAGGTCTGGTGTACTGAGACTCCAACTGGAATGCAGACCCCTAGAAGGCAACAGCACAACTGCCGGACAACCTCTCCTCCAACAACTCCTGGACACAGAGGGAAACCAGCGGCCCTTCCTGGAGTTTAAGATCCGGCCCAATGAGCTGGGAGCCAGCCGGGCCAGGAGGAGGACTCCCACCTGTGAGCCTGAGACTCCCTTATGTTGTAAGCGAGACCATTACGTAGACTTCCAGGAACTGGGATGGCGGGACTGGATCCTGCAGCCTGAGGGGTACCAGCTGAATTACTGCAGTGGGCAGTGCCCCTCTCACCTGGCTGGCAGCCCAGGCATTGCTGCCTCCTTCCACTCGGCTGTCTTCAGCCTCCTCAAGGCCAACAACCCTTGGCCCTTGGGTACCTCCTGCTGTGTCCCTACTGCCCGAaggcctctctccctcctctaccTAAACCAGGATGGCAATGTGGTCAAGACAGATGTGCCAGATATGGTGGTGGAGGCCTGTGGCTGCAGCTAG
- the INHBE gene encoding inhibin beta E chain isoform X2: MSCGQTGRLCLTQLSIRPPIFRQAIEDRWLYPWLRAALTRALRRLQQGSVAPTNGGEVISFATTTDSSTSTCNSMLTFHLSTPRFHHPYHMCLWLHVRPTLPSTLYLRIFRLGTRRRHRAPRNFLAEHQITTPGWHALTLPSSGLSGERSGVLRLQLECRPLEGNSTTAGQPLLQQLLDTEGNQRPFLEFKIRPNELGASRARRRTPTCEPETPLCCKRDHYVDFQELGWRDWILQPEGYQLNYCSGQCPSHLAGSPGIAASFHSAVFSLLKANNPWPLGTSCCVPTARRPLSLLYLNQDGNVVKTDVPDMVVEACGCS, translated from the exons ATGAGCTGTGGTCAAACTGGCAGACTGTGCTTAACACAGCTATCCATCAGACCACCAATTTTCCGCCAAGCAATAGAAGACAGGTGGCTCTACCCTTGGCTAAGG GCAGCACTGACCAGAGCTCTCCGGAGACTACAGCAGGGAAGTGTGGCTCCAACGAATGGGGGAGAAGTCATCAGCTTTGCTACCACCACAG ACTCCTCCACTTCAACCTGCAATTCCATGCTCACCTTCCACCTGTCTACTCCTCGGTTCCACCATCCATACCATATGTGCCTATGGCTGCATGTGCGCCCCACCCTTCCTAGCACTCTTTACTTAAGAATCTTCCGATTGGGCACAAGAAGGAGACACAGAGCGCCCCGCAACTTCCTGGCTGAGCACCAAATTACAACCCCTGGCTGGCATGCCCTGACTCTGCCCTCTAGTGGCCTGAGCGGTGAGAGGTCTGGTGTACTGAGACTCCAACTGGAATGCAGACCCCTAGAAGGCAACAGCACAACTGCCGGACAACCTCTCCTCCAACAACTCCTGGACACAGAGGGAAACCAGCGGCCCTTCCTGGAGTTTAAGATCCGGCCCAATGAGCTGGGAGCCAGCCGGGCCAGGAGGAGGACTCCCACCTGTGAGCCTGAGACTCCCTTATGTTGTAAGCGAGACCATTACGTAGACTTCCAGGAACTGGGATGGCGGGACTGGATCCTGCAGCCTGAGGGGTACCAGCTGAATTACTGCAGTGGGCAGTGCCCCTCTCACCTGGCTGGCAGCCCAGGCATTGCTGCCTCCTTCCACTCGGCTGTCTTCAGCCTCCTCAAGGCCAACAACCCTTGGCCCTTGGGTACCTCCTGCTGTGTCCCTACTGCCCGAaggcctctctccctcctctaccTAAACCAGGATGGCAATGTGGTCAAGACAGATGTGCCAGATATGGTGGTGGAGGCCTGTGGCTGCAGCTAG